The Astatotilapia calliptera chromosome 14, fAstCal1.2, whole genome shotgun sequence genome includes a region encoding these proteins:
- the c15h3orf80 gene encoding uncharacterized membrane protein C3orf80 produces MMPRVPGGGRTAYTGTFLSACLISACQAAQSCGEVQCGVNQHCCPPTVTGNTSASSKVSCCQLSIHAFFDNVGWFTRKLSGILILLLLFAMGYFIQRIICPRPRRHPHHDRGEEPSLFHGHTSASQDSLLERYPEYNLGGFASPNLPAYDEVKYLPTYEESMQDMHRDRSGENLLSENESGGQGRGRATGPRSGDQRLAALEVSGPQSPRTSNSV; encoded by the coding sequence ATGATGCCCCGTGTGCCGGGCGGCGGCCGGACAGCATACACTGGCACATTTCTGTCGGCATGCCTGATCTCTGCATGTCAAGCCGCCCAGAGCTGTGGGGAGGTCCAGTGCGGCGTCAACCAGCACTGCTGTCCGCCCACCGTCACAGGGAACACCAGTGCCAGCTCGAAGGTGAGCTGCTGCCAGCTCTCCATCCACGCATTTTTCGACAACGTCGGCTGGTTCACGCGGAAGCTGTCCGGCATCCTGATCCTGTTGCTGCTCTTTGCCATGGGCTACTTCATCCAGCGGATCATCTGCCCTCGGCCCCGGCGGCACCCGCACCACGACCGCGGCGAGGAGCCGTCCCTCTTTCACGGACACACATCAGCGTCCCAGGATTCCCTGCTGGAGCGGTACCCCGAATACAACCTCGGGGGCTTTGCCTCTCCAAACCTGCCGGCCTATGACGAAGTTAAGTATTTGCCCACCTATGAGGAAAGCATGCAAGACATGCACAGAGACCGGTCCGGTGAGAACTTGTTGTCCGAAAACGAGAGTGGCGGCCAGGGCAGAGGGAGAGCAACAGGACCGAGATCCGGAGACCAGAGGCTGGCTGCCCTGGAGGTCTCAGGACCTCAGAGCCCAAGGACATCCAACTCTGTTTGA